A part of Liolophura sinensis isolate JHLJ2023 chromosome 1, CUHK_Ljap_v2, whole genome shotgun sequence genomic DNA contains:
- the LOC135462665 gene encoding uncharacterized protein LOC135462665 yields MALCHAPVCKCCRIVQFRRPLYSEEFKGNIFHQQEENHYFPKNLQVISCINKKATLVWASGIDDSVLEYYKLEYKNNRRDWKEKLVKNPGRVKLVNTTLNSLQSGVSYKFRLQPDLNIPLSEYATAECTIEKENNNPDTGLSKAAMFGVGFVAGILLLALFGVSVICWLRRKTKLKSTKDHRVENQQAADQVLRVVEHSVPEETPDAVLPPTGHYEDLDTFSQPGPHYEVLTDMAPSSQRTSGNTVYENSSAL; encoded by the exons ATGGCCCTTTGCCATGCACCAGTCTGTAAATGTTGTCGTATTGTTCAGTTTAGAAGGCCATTATATTCCGAAGAATTTAAAGGTAATATCTTCCACCAACAAGAAG AAAACCACTATTTCCCGAAGAATCTCCAGGTCATATCTTGCATCAACAAAAAGGCCACCCTTGTCTGGGCGTCAGGCATTGACGACTCCGTGCTGGAATACTACAAACTGGAGTACAAAAACAACCGACGAGATTGGAAGGAGAAACTAGTCAAAAATCCCGGAAGAGTAAAACTTGTGAACACTACATTAAACAGTCTACAGTCTGGCGTgtcatacaagttcagacttcAGCCTGACTTAAACATACCCTTGTCGGAATATGCCACGGCTGAGTGCACCATTGAAA AAGAGAACAACAATCCTGACACAGGTCTCAGTAAGGCGGCCATGTTTGGTGTTGGGTTTGTAGCCGGTATCCTCCTCCTAGCTCTCTTCGGTGTTTCCGTGATTTGTTGGCTCCGGAGAAAGACAAAGTTAAAATCCACCAAAG ATCACCGTGTGGAAAATCAGCAGGCTGCAGACCAAGTCTTGAG AGTCGTTGAACATAGTGTTCCGGAAGAAACCCCGGACGCCGTACTGCCTCCAACTG GCCATTATGAAGATCTGGACACTTTCTCTCAGCCAG GTCCCCATTACGAGGTTCTCACTGACATGGCACCATCTTCACAAAGAACCTCAGGAAATACCGTTTACGAAAATTCCTCTGCCTTATGA